In Pseudosulfitobacter pseudonitzschiae, the sequence CTCATCAAAGCGGAATGCGCGGTACTGATTGGCATCCGCCGCTTTCAACCGCGCCACCAGCGGCCCGAGATCCGGCACCATGCGGTCCAGCCCCGGCACCTGCGGCAGCTCGTCCCAGTCACGAAAAAAGAACCACATGAAATTGCTGCCCAACTCGGGGTCCATGTCCGTGGTCTCGTGGCCCGCAAGCGTGCAAACCGCCTCGATCGCGCCTTTGATCACGCCTAGGGTTTCATCCTGAACGCCAAAAGCAATCGGCGCGATGGGGCGCCCCCAGCGCGCAAAGGCATAAGATCCGTCAGCGCGGGTGAACAAGGCTTCGATCTGGTCAGGTGTCATATGTTCTTTTGGCCGCAAATATCCTCGCGACAGACATAAAAGGTCTGGCGGGCGGTCTCAACCAAACAAATCATCAGGGCCGCGCGGCGCGTCAAGCCCCAGATGCGCCCAAGCCTTGGAGGCCAGCATCCGGCCACGCGGGGTGCGCTGGATCAGCCCCTGTTGCAGCATGAACGGTTCGATCACATCCTCAAGTGAGTCACGGCTTTCGCTCAGCGCCGCACTCAGTGTTTCAATCCCCACCGGCCCGCCGCCATAGTTTTCAGCGATCAGGCGCAAATAGCGCCGGTCGGCCCCGTCCAGCCCCAGATGATCCACACCCAGCCGCGTCAGCGCGCTGTCGGCCAGTTCCTTGGTCACCCGCCCGTCGCCTTCGACCACGGCAAAATCCACGACCCGCCGCAACAGCCGCCCCGCGATCCGTGGCGTGCCGCGCGCGCGGCGTGCAATCTCGCGGGCGCCGCCCTCGTCTGCCGGGGCGCCCAGCTTGCGGGCGTTACCGGTGACAATCTGGAACAACTCGTCTTCGGTGTAGAAATTCAACCGCGTCGGAATGCCAAAGCGGTCGCGCAACGGCGTGGTCAGCAGGCCCATCCGCGTGGTGGCCCCCACCAACGTAAAGGGCTGCAATTCAATCCGCACGGTGCGCGCCGCTGGCCCTTCACCAATCACCAGATCCAACTCGAAATCTTCCAGTGCCGGATACAGCACTTCTTCGACGACCGGATTCAGGCGGTGGATTTCGTCGATAAACAGCACATCGCGTGCTTCCAGATTGGTCAGGATCGCCGCCAGATCCCCAGCTTTGGCCAGCACCGGCCCCGAGGTCATGCGAAAGTTCACGCCCAACTCGCGCGACATGATCTGCGCCAGCGTGGTTTTGCCCAGCCCGGGGGGGCCGTGAAACAGCGTGTGATCCATCGCCTCGCCACGCTGGCGGGCCGACTGGATGAACACCCGAAGATTTGCCCGTGCTTCGGCCTGCCCCACGAAATCGTCCAGCATCTGGGGGCGCAGAGCGCGATCAAAGCCGTCTTCGGGCATTGGGTCAGGCCGCACAGTGGGGTCAATATCGCTCATGCCTTACCCCTTCGGTGCCAGCAGCTTCAGCGCGGCACGGATCAGGGTGGGTGTGTCGGCTTGCGGGTCATCGCGCGCGGCCTGCGCCACAGCGCCCGCCGCATCGCCGGGGCCATAGCCAAGGTTGCCCAAGGCCGACAGCGCGTCGGCCTGAGCTGTGGGTGTGGGTGCAGGTGCCACGGGCCGTGCAGGCGTTTCGATCGCTTCGCCCGCCACCTCTACCATCGCATCACCCGTCGCCTGTGCCACGCTGCCACCCATGGCCATCAGGCCGGGCGCCTTGTCTTTCAGGTCCAGCACCACGCGCTGCGCGATCTTGGGGCCGACGCCCTTCGCCGCCTTCACCGCGTTCCAGTCGCCCAAGGCAATGGCCCGGCCCACGCCGTCGGGGCCAAGCGCGCCCAGAATGGCCAACGAGGCCTTGGCCCCCACGCCTTGCACCGACACCAGCAGGCGGTGCCATTCCTTTTCCACCAAGGTCAGAAAGCCGAACAGTTGCATCAGGTCTTCGCGCACTACAAGGTCTGTATACAGCGCCGCGATCTGCCCCGTTGCGGGCAAAGCCGCCAACGTCCGGTCCGAGCAATAGACAAGATAGCCCACGCCGTTCACGTCGATCAGCACATGATCCAGTGCGCGATAGTCGATCCGTCCGGTGATTTTGCCGATCATGCGCGTGCCCGTTCTACTGCCGCGGCAAGCCCGCCCGTGGGGCCGTGGTGCGCATGACAAATCGCAATCGCCAGTGCGTCCGCCGCATCCGGCCCTGCAATCACCGCGCCGGGCAATTGCATTTGCACCATGTGTAACACCTGCACCTTGGCCGCGTGGCCCACGCCTACGACGGTCTTTTTTACGGTGTTGGGGGAATATTCGCCCACCTTCAACCCCGCCTGCGCAGGCACCAGCATCGCGATCCCGCGCGCCTGGCCCAGTTTCAGGGTGCCGGCACCGTCCTTGTTCACAAAGGTCTGCTCGACCGCTGCTGCATCGGGCGCATATTGCCTGACAATTGCAGTCAGTTGCGCGTGCAGCGACAACAGCCGGTCCGCCAGATCACCCGGAAGCGACTGGCACACGCCGTTCGCCACATGGGTCAGACGTGATCCGGTCATGTCGATTATGCCCCAGCCAAGATTGCGCAGCCCCGGGTCGATGCCCAAAATTCGTGTCATGTGTCGCGCCCCGCCCGGCCTGTGTTGTAGCGTTTTTGCCACTTTGGACATCAAGTAGCACGAAACGCGAACATCCGCCAAGTGCTAACGCACAAGAAGGTTTTGGCTCGACTGGACCCAAAACTGCCAGAAACCGCCCCTTCCAAGCAGGAAAGCGACGCTTCCTGCAGGGTCCGGTCGCGCCATGTCAAGAAAAATCCGCATAATTTTTCGACCCATGTAAATTTCGCATATCACACATGCAAACTTGGCGACTTGTGGCGTTAAATTGGGCAGACTATGTGCGCTTCACAACGACGATACAACGCAAATCAAACCAGAGGACTGCACCAATGTCTGCTTTCGACACAACCCGCACCACTTACGGCTCTGCTATTGTTGCAGGCCGCATCACACGCACTATTTTCAACGTCATCGCATCGGTCATGGCATGGAATGACGCACGCGTCACCCGCAAAGCCCTGTCCGCTCTCAGCGACCGTGAACTGCAAGACATCGGCCTGAGCCGTGGCGACATCGACGCGGCATCCTTCCGCCGCTAATCCGGCCTTCGGGCGCCTCTGACCCTCCCTCATCAGGCGCTCTTGTCCGGATACTAAAAACCGCCTTCCCGTCACGGGTGGGCGGTTTTTTTGCGCCTTGCAACCCGGCCCACAGCCCAATGTAAAATGCCGCTCCGACATATGTCGAAGCGGCTGGTACTTCTAAAAACAATCAAATTTCAGGTCAGAGCAGATTGGTTCTGGCAAAATCCACCATCACCTGCGTGACCGGATCGGCCTGCATCACCCATGCGCCGCCCTGCTCAAGGATTGTGCCCTCCTGCAACTCGGTCAGACGGTCGGCATAGGTGCGTTCGCCCAGCGAGACCAGCATAAATGCCTTGAAGGCGAAAAAGCCCAGCGCAACCAGCATGGCCCCCCTCAGCGGAAACTGCATCCTGCGACGTCTGGGCTTGACCACAATCAGACCATCACCGCGCAGACGGGTGGTGTATCCGTTGGACATACGACGGTGCTTGCGTGTCACCTGACGCAGGCGGGATTCAAAGTGTTGCTTGGTCTCAACCATGGCAGCCTCTAGCGGTTCGGCCCCCACCGAAATGCCCGCTTAATATGCCGCTCAAATGTGGCGGAATCTGGGCAAATCGCCCAAATGCGGTTAAAAGACGGCACAACTCACGGCTTTTTACGGACAGTAAGTGTCGTCCAGTCACCAATCATCTCGCGGTGATCAAGACTGTGTCCAGATTCGAGATAGTGGGCCAGAACGTCGTCGGCCTGCTCGTTGAGAATACCCGACAGAATCGCCACCCCTTCGGGGCGCAGATTGGCCGCAATATCGGGGGCAAGGGCCACAAGCGGCCCCTTGAGGATATTCGCAAAGATCAGATCATAGGGTGCCAGCGCCCGAAGATCGGGGTGGTCGAACCCTGCGGCCTCGACGCATTTGACCGCGCCCGCCATGTCATTGGCCGCCAGATTGGCCTCGGCCACGTCCACTGCCACCTCGTCGATGTCGCTGGCAATCACCTCGCCCTGCCAGATCCGCGCCGCAGCCATCGCCAGAACGGCAGTGCCACAGCCGATGTCGGCCACGCGGGCAGCGCTCCAGCCCGCAGCGGCCAGACGGTCCAGCGCGCGCAAACAGCCCAGCGTGGTGCCGTGATGTCCGGTCCCGAACGCCATCGCCGCCTCGATCAGCAGCGGCACGCTGCCTTCGGGCACCTTGTCGGCATCATGACTGCCAAAGACAAAGAACCGCCCCGCCTCGACCGGTGCCAGTTCGCGGCGCACATGGGCCACCCAATCGGTTTCGGGCAGTTCCGAGATCACAAAGGGTTTCGCGTCCATCGCCGTGGCCAGCAGGGCCAGTGCAGTGTCATCGGGACGGTCCGAGAAATAGCCGCCCACTTCCCACAAGCCCGAGCCGTCTTCGACTTCGAACACGCCAATGCCCGTGGGTTCTGGCTCCAGCCGCTCCATCGCGGCGCCCAGCGCCTCGGCTGCGGTTTTTCCGGTCAATGTGGTCAGGGCTGTAAATGTGGGCATTCAACGTCTCCGAAAGCGGTCCAGATTCGGATAGGGGCGCGGCGGCGCGGGGTCAATGTCCGATTGCGGCCCCAGACGCGCAACATAGTGCCAGCCCCAACTTGCCGCCAGCACCCCCATAACGGCCCCCGCCAGCGCCTGACCGTAAATCACACCCGCCGCGCCAAAGCTGCCCGCAAGCAGGATCGCCGCAGGCCAGCTTAGCACGCCGTCCTTCATCCAGTTCACCAGAGTCGAGCGTCCCGGCTTGCCCAGATTGTTAAAGGCCGCGTTCGACACGAACAGCGCCCCCACAAACATAAAGGCCCCCACGCCCACACCGGCAAAGGCATGCAGCACTTCGGCCCCCTGTCCGGTCAGACCGAACATCAGACTGACATAAGGGATCGCCGTCCACAGCAGCGCCCACGCCACCAGCGTATAGATCGCGCAAAACACCAGCGCGTCGCGATAGGTGCTGCGCAGCCGGTCATAATACCCTGCACCAAAATTCTGGCCAAAGATGCCGCCGATGGCCCCCGACAGCGCAAAAATACCGCCAAAGACCAGCACGGTCAGCCGCCCGACCACGGCCCATGCGGCAACCGCATCGTCGCCAAAGCGGGCCATGATCATGGTCAGGAAATAGTTGCCCGCAGGGGTGCTCATCTGGGTGGCAATGGCAGGCAGCGCCACCAGCATAAAGGGTTTGAAGATGCGCAGAACCATCGCACGGTCGGGCCGCTCTACCAGCTTCATCCGGATGATGGCGTAGTAAATCGCCAGCAGCAGCAGGCTGATCCGGAACACCACCAGCCCGATCGCCGCCCCGTCAATACCATAGTAGAATATCAAAAGCGGATCGATGAACATCGCCAGAACGCCCGAGAACAGCGTAACATACATGGCTTTGGCACCATATCCTTCGGCGCGCAGCACACCCGACCCCACCAGCGAAACCGCCATCGGCACCAGCGACGGAACCGTAATCGCCAGATACCGCGCCGCAAGGTCGGCGGTTTCCCCCGTGGCCCCCGCCATATCGACAAGCGGATGACGGAACACAACCAGCAACGTGGCCACAATGGTCTGAATGCTGGCGGCAATCACCATCGCCGCCCCCGCCTGCTGACGGGCCAGCACACGTTCACCGCGCCCGATGCTGCGCGACACCAGCGCGGTTGCGGCAATCATCAACCCCACCCCGATCGACACCGAAAAGAACTGGATCGCAAAGGCAAAACCGATGGCCGCAACCTGCTGCGGCGCGCCCCACTGGCTGAGCCATAGCAGATTGGCCGCATCGACCAGAAACACGAATGTGATGCCAAAAGCGCCCGTCGCCGTCATCCGCACCACGTGGCCCATAGTGGAGCCGGTCAGAAATCGGCCTTGCCCCGACACTTTACTCGGCCACTGCGGGCATGGTCCGCGTCAGCACTGTCTCGTGTCCGGGCACCGGATGCCGCGGGATCAGCAGTGCCAGCATCAGCGACGTGGCCGCCATCCCCGCAGCCAGAAAGAACACCACCGCAGGCGAGACCAGCCACAACAACCCCAGCGGCGCAGGCAGGCCCACGGCGGCGATGTGGTTGATGGTAAATGCAACGGCGGCAGTGGGCGCGATGTCTTGCGGATCGGCGATCTTCTGGAAATAGGTCTTGAGCGCCAGCGCCAGACCAAAGAACACATGATCGACCACATAAAGAAACGCAGCCACTGCGATGCCCCAACCCATATAATAAACGCCACCATAGCTGAGGAACACGGCCACCAGACCGATGTATTCAAACCCCAGCGTCTTGCGTTCGCCATAGCGTTGCACGACGCGCCCCAGCAACGGCGCCACCAGCATGTTGATCAGCAGATTGACCAGATAAAGCGTGGTCAGTTCGTCGACTTTAAAGCCGAACTTTTCGACCATCATGAAGCCCGCGAAAACAACAAATATCTGCCGCCGCGCGCCCGCCATGAATTGCAGCGCATAGTACAGCCAATAGCGTTTGCGCAGAATGAACTGTTTGCGCTGCGGATTGGGCGCTTCGAATTGCGGATAGGCGAGCATCGCAAAGATGGCGATGGCCGCCGTCACGCCGCCACCAGCCATATAGACCATATTATAGGTCAGGTTCAGCGGCTCCCACAGCAACAGGATCACCAGATAAACCACAAATGTAGCCGCCGATCCGATCGCCAGCAGCCAGCCCAGAACGCGCGGCGCGTGTTCTTTGTCGATCCATTGCAGTTGCAGCGACTGGTTCACCGTTTCGTAATAGTGAAACCCGATCGAACTGAGCATGGTCAGCGTCAGGATACCGCCCAGCGACGGAAATTGCGCGGTGATCGCAGTGGCAACACCCAGCAGCACCAGCGACACCAGCCCCAGCACCTGTTCGCGCACAAAGATGATGATGGCGATGACACCGATGGCCAGAAAGCCCGGAATTTCGCGCACCGTATGCAGCAGGCCAATGGCGGCTCCGTCGAAATTCGCAGCTTCGATGACAAAGTTGTTCAACAGCGCCGACCACGTGTTGAACGCAATCGGCATGGCCATTGCCATCAGGAACAGCAAAGCAATGGGGCGGCGCCAATACGGCAGGGCGGCAGCATCGCCGGTTTTTACGAAACGTGTCATGGGCTCTGCATTACGCCTTTTGTGAAATCGAGGCGAGACGAGAATTGTACCAAAAACCCGGAATTTCGTACATATTTGCGGCGATTTCAGTCACTTGACAGAACAACCAAATCGCGGCCGTCAGTAAAAGCTTTGCGGGTCGATATCTATGGCCAGCCGGATGTCACCTTTGATCTGCACCTGCTTGACCCATTTTCGCAGCGCGCCTTGCAGGGCCACGCCTTTGTCCGCCTTGATCAGCATCCGCACTCGATGCCGTCCGCGCACGCGGGCGATGGGAGCAGGCGCTGGTCCGTAAACCTGCGCGCCCACCTGCCGCAACGGCCCGTCCGCCCGCGCCAGCTTGTTTGCGATGTCAAACACCGCCGCTACATCCGGCCCGCTCAGGATAATGCCCGCCATGCGCCCATAGGGTGGCACCCCCGCCGCCTCGCGCTGCGCGGCTTCGGCCCGCCAGAAACCTTCCTCGTCGCCCGCCAGAATCGCGCGGATCACCGGATGTTCCGGCTGATAGGTCTGCAACAGCGCCGTGCCGGGTTTGTCGGCGCGCCCTGCCCGCCCCGCCACCTGCCGCATCAACTGAAACGTCCGCTCGGCAGCGCGCAGGTCTGACCCTTGCAGCCCCAAATCGGCGTCGATCACACCGACCAGCGTGAGGTTGGGAAAGTTGTGCCCCTTCGCCACCAGCTGCGTGCCGATCACGATGTCGGTCCCGCCTTGCGCGATGTTCTCGATCTCGGCCTTCAGTGCGCGGGCGCTGCCGTACATATCCGAGCTGAGCGTGGCAATGCGCGCATCGGGCCACAACAACGCGGCCTCTTCGCCCAACCGCTCGACCCCCGGACCGACGGGGGCCAGCCGGTCCTCGGCCTCGCAGGACGGGCAGGTGGTGGGCATCGGTTTGGTCTCGCCGCACTGGTGGCACATCAGACGTTTCAGAAACCGGTGCTCGACCATACGCGCATCGCATTGATCGCACGCGATCTGGTGCCCGCAGGCACGGCACAGCGTGATCGGAGCATAGCCGCGCCGGTTAATGAACAGCATCGCCTGTTCGCCCGCATCAATTCGCGCCTGCACCGCCTTTTGCAAATCGGGCGACACCCAGCGATCTGCGGGCAGCGCGGCGGCGCGCATGTCGATCGTGCCCATCACCGGCATCACCGCAGGGCCAAAGCGCGAAGTCAGTTCCAACCGCTTGTATTTGCCCGCCTCGGCGTTGGCCCAGCTTTCCAGACTGGGCGTGGCCGAGGCCAGAACCACATGCGCCCCGCAGATCGACGCGCGCAGCACGGCCATGTCGCGGGCATTATACAGCACCCCGTCTTCTTGCTTGTACGAGGTGTCGTGTTCCTCATCCACGACGATCAAGCCAAGGTTCTGATAGGGCAGGAACAGTGCCGACCGTGCCCCGATCACCAATTGCGCACCACCCTGCCCGACCATGCGCCAGATGCGGCGGCGTTCGGTCATCGTGGCACCCGAATGCCATTCGGCGGGCCGCGCGCCAAACCGTGCCTCGACCCGTTTGAGAAATTCGGCAGTCAGCGCGATCTCGGGCAGCAGCACCAGCGCTTGACGACCCTGGGCCAGACAGGCGGCAACGGCTTCCAGATAGACTTCGGTCTTGCCCGATCCGGTGACACCGCGCAGCAAGGTCGTACCGTAGGTTTCCGAACGGACAGCTTCGGCCAGCATCGCAGCGCCTGCGGCCTGATCGTCGGTCAGTTCCTTGCCGGGCAGTGACGGGTCCAGCCGCCGGAACGGCACATCGCGCGGGGCGTCCTCTTCTGACACGACACCCTGCTTGACCAACCCTTTGACAACCGAGGATGTGACACCCGCCATCTCGGACAGCTCTTTGAGCGTGAACGACAGATCACCGTATTCGGCCAAGGTCTCCATCACACGACGGCGGGCATCGGTGGCGCGGTCCGGCTCCCCTTCGCCCCGACGGTAGATTTTGCGCATCGACGGCGGATCACCCAAGCCCGGCGCGCGGGTGGCAAGCCGCAGCATCGCAGGCATTGGCGTCAGCGTGTATTCGGCGGCGCGCAGCAGAAATGTGCGCATCTCCTCGCGCATCGGGGCCGCGTCCAGCACGCGAATAACCGAGCGGACTTTGGCAATGTCCCAATCGCCGCGCCCCGGCCCCCAGACAATGCCCAGAACCTTGCGCGGGCCCAATGGCACCTCGACAAAGGCACCCAGCATGCAACCGCCCTCTGGCGCCTTATAGTCCAGCAGACGGTCCAACGGCTGCGTGGTCAGCACGCCGACAAGGGCACCTTCATCGTAGAATTCGGGGCGCGTCACTTCTGGCCTCGGCAATTGTGGGTTTCAGTGAGTGTCCAGTTGGGGTACATGCAAACACAAAGCAAGACCATCGCGAACTGATCGTGTGCGGCCTTGTGATTGCGCTAACAGCCACTGGAGCCTTCAACATGAAATTCTTTGTAGACACCGCCGATATCGACGCCATTGCCGAACTGAACGATCTGGGCATGGTCGACGGGGTAACAACCAACCCTTCGTTGATCCTGAAATCGGGGCGTAATATCCTCGAAGTGACCAAGGAAATCTGCGATATGGTCGCAGGCCCGGTCAGCGCCGAAGTCGTCGCACTGGACGCCGACGCGATGATCGCCGAGGGCCGCAAACTGGCCGAAATCGCTGAAAACATCACCGTCAAACTGCCCCTGACATGGGACGGCCTGAAAGCGTGCAAAGTGCTGTCGGGCGAAGGCAAGATGGTCAACGTCACCCTGTGCTTTTCGGCCAATCAGGCGTTGCTGGCAGCCAAGGCAGGTGCCACGTTCATCAGCCCCTTTATCGGGCGTCTGGACGACATCAGCGTCGACGGTATGGACCTGATCGAAGACATCCGTACCATTTATGACAACTACGGGTTTGAAACCAACATTCTGGCCGCCTCGATCCGGTCTGTCGCCCATGTACAGGATTGCGCACGCATCGGCGCCGACGTGATGACCGCACCGCCCGAAGTGATCAAGAAGCTGGCAACGCACCCGCTGACCGATGCCGGTCTGGACCAATTCATGAAAGACTGGGCGAAAACCGGTCAGAAAATTCTGTAAACTTGCGGGTTTAACCATTGCACCGTCCGGCCCTGAGCCGGACGGCACTGCGTTTCCGCCTAGGTTAGGGAATATGCACCACAATTCCCCCTGGGCGGGAATTCTGGCAACACATCAAAGACCCGTTTTCAAAACCTGCAATTTTCACCAAAAAAGGGCAGATTTTGAAGCGGCCGCGTGTTACGGTCCCACAAAATAAAATGAGCAGTCCATGACCAGCAGCCCGAAAATCGACGACGCCCTGCGCGAGGCGATTATTTCGCGTCCCGATGTGATCCTTGATGACAAGGACATGATGCACGCCCTGATCGCCGCAAATGAACGCAGCATGGGTGGCAATATCGTCGATCTGCGCGGCATCGCAATGGAACGGCTGGAATCGCGGCTGGACCGGCTGGAAGACACCCACCGCAGCGTGATCGCCGCCGCTTATGAAAATCTGGCGGGCACCAATCAGGTTCACCGCGCGATTCTGCGGATGCTGGACCCTGTGGAATTTGAAACCTTTCTGCGCGATCTGGGCGGCGAAGTGGCCGAAATTTTGCGTGTGGACGCGGTGAAACTGGTGCTGGAAAGCGTGCAGAACGACAATGACCCTGCGGTGCAGCGTCTGGGTGATGTGCTTAGCGTGGCCGAGCCGGGCTTTATCGACAGCTACCTGACCCAAGGCCGTGGCGGCCCCGTCCGTCAGATCACCCTGCGTCAGATACAGAACGGCAACGCCGAGATTTACGGCAGCAACTGCGACTGGATCCGCTCAGAGGCGTGTTTAAAGCTGAACTTTGGCGCGGGCCGTCTGCCCGGTCTGCTGGTGATGGGCGCCGAAGACCCGCATATGTTCGGCCCGCAACAGGGCACCGATCTGCTAACCTTTTTTACCGGCGTGTTTGAACGCACCATGCGCCGCTGGCTGTCATGAGCCTGATCTCTCCGGCGGCGCGCGACGCGCTGGAGACGTGGCTGGACCACCAGCGGGCGCTTAAGGGTGCGGCTGCCAACACGATCATCGCCTATGCGGGCGATCTGGGCGAATTTCTGGCCTTTATCACCACCCACAAGGGATCGCCCCAAGGGCTGGGCGCGCTGTCGCATATCACTGTCAGCGACATGCGTGCATGGATGGCATACACCCGTTCGTCTGATGTGGGGCCACGGTCGCTTGCGCGTAAGCTGAGCGCGGTAAAATCGTTCTATCGCTGGCTGGCGTCCCGCGAGGGATTCGAGCCAACTGCCGTATTGTCCACCCGCGCCCCCAAATACACCCGCAAGCTGCCGCGCCCGCTGGCGGTGGATGCGGCGCATGATCTGGTCGAGACAATCGGGATGCAGTCCGCAACCACTTGGGTCGGGCTGCGCGACATTGCCGTGCTGACGCTGCTGTGGGGCTGCGGGCTGCGGATATCCGAAGCGCTGGGGCTGCGTGGCGGCGACGCGCCGCTGCCGCAGGTCATGCGGATCACCGGCAAGGGCAACAAGGAACGGATCGTGCCCGTGGTGGGTGCGGCACAGCAGGCTGTCGAGGCCTATATCGCCGCCTGTCCGCACATCCTGCAAGATGACCAACCGCTGTTTCGTGCCGTGCGCGGTGGCGCGCTGGCACCGCGTGCGATCCAAAAGGCGATGGAAACGGCGCGGATGCAGCTGGGCCTGCCCGCCACTGCCACGCCCCACGCAATGCGCCACAGCTTTGCGACACATCTGCTGAACGCGGGCGGTGATCTGCGCAGCATTCAGGAATTGCTGGGCCATGCGTCGCTGTCGACCACGCAAGCTTATACAGCGGTTGATACTGCGCGGTTGATGGATGTTTACAACAGTGCCCACCCCAAAGCCTGATCGTGCGGATTGCGAACCCGAACAGGCCAATCCGGCCAAAAGCCCGCATTTCCTTTTGCATCCACCCGCCCAATAAGCCATCAACGGGTACATGACTCGCCAGATGAAAGCCCTCTCCGTCCATTTGTTGACCGCTACGGGCGCGGTCTTTGCCATGCTGGCCATGCTGGCTGCGGTCGACGCCAAATGGGATCTGATGTTTTTGTGGCTGGTGGTGGCCTTTGCCGTGGACGGCATCGACGGCCCGCTGGCGCGCAAGTATGATGTGAAATCCAACGCCCCCGAATTTGACGGCGTGCTGCTGGATCTGATCATCGACTATCTGACCTATGTGTTCATTCCCGCCTTTGCCCTGTTCAAATCGGGGCTGATGGACGGCTGGACCGGCTGGGTGGCGATCATCCTGATCACTTTTGCCTCGGCGCTGTATTTTGCGGACACGCGGATGAAGACCAAAGACAACTCTTTCGCGGGGTTTCCGGGGTGCTGGAACATGCTGGTTCTAGTGATTTTTGCGATCGAGCCGAACTTTTGGGTATCGCTGGCGCTGGTCACCATTCTGGCGGTGGCGATGTTCCTGCCGCTGAAATTCATCCACCCCGTGCGCACCGTACGCTGGCGCAAGCTTAGCCTGCCGGTGGCGCTGGCGTGGACGGTGTTTGCGGGCTGGGCCGCTTGGGTGAACTTTCATCCCGACACCTGGGCTGTATACGGGCTGGCGCTCACATCCGTCTACCTGACGTTTGCAGGCATCGCACAACAAGCGTTGTACGGCCCTGACGGCTGACCCCGTCAGATCAAAAAACCGCCCGCGCCTTCATGGCGCAACAGGGCCACCTTGGTTTCGACT encodes:
- a CDS encoding primosomal protein N' → MTRPEFYDEGALVGVLTTQPLDRLLDYKAPEGGCMLGAFVEVPLGPRKVLGIVWGPGRGDWDIAKVRSVIRVLDAAPMREEMRTFLLRAAEYTLTPMPAMLRLATRAPGLGDPPSMRKIYRRGEGEPDRATDARRRVMETLAEYGDLSFTLKELSEMAGVTSSVVKGLVKQGVVSEEDAPRDVPFRRLDPSLPGKELTDDQAAGAAMLAEAVRSETYGTTLLRGVTGSGKTEVYLEAVAACLAQGRQALVLLPEIALTAEFLKRVEARFGARPAEWHSGATMTERRRIWRMVGQGGAQLVIGARSALFLPYQNLGLIVVDEEHDTSYKQEDGVLYNARDMAVLRASICGAHVVLASATPSLESWANAEAGKYKRLELTSRFGPAVMPVMGTIDMRAAALPADRWVSPDLQKAVQARIDAGEQAMLFINRRGYAPITLCRACGHQIACDQCDARMVEHRFLKRLMCHQCGETKPMPTTCPSCEAEDRLAPVGPGVERLGEEAALLWPDARIATLSSDMYGSARALKAEIENIAQGGTDIVIGTQLVAKGHNFPNLTLVGVIDADLGLQGSDLRAAERTFQLMRQVAGRAGRADKPGTALLQTYQPEHPVIRAILAGDEEGFWRAEAAQREAAGVPPYGRMAGIILSGPDVAAVFDIANKLARADGPLRQVGAQVYGPAPAPIARVRGRHRVRMLIKADKGVALQGALRKWVKQVQIKGDIRLAIDIDPQSFY
- the fsa gene encoding fructose-6-phosphate aldolase, with amino-acid sequence MKFFVDTADIDAIAELNDLGMVDGVTTNPSLILKSGRNILEVTKEICDMVAGPVSAEVVALDADAMIAEGRKLAEIAENITVKLPLTWDGLKACKVLSGEGKMVNVTLCFSANQALLAAKAGATFISPFIGRLDDISVDGMDLIEDIRTIYDNYGFETNILAASIRSVAHVQDCARIGADVMTAPPEVIKKLATHPLTDAGLDQFMKDWAKTGQKIL
- a CDS encoding CDP-alcohol phosphatidyltransferase family protein, whose protein sequence is MTRQMKALSVHLLTATGAVFAMLAMLAAVDAKWDLMFLWLVVAFAVDGIDGPLARKYDVKSNAPEFDGVLLDLIIDYLTYVFIPAFALFKSGLMDGWTGWVAIILITFASALYFADTRMKTKDNSFAGFPGCWNMLVLVIFAIEPNFWVSLALVTILAVAMFLPLKFIHPVRTVRWRKLSLPVALAWTVFAGWAAWVNFHPDTWAVYGLALTSVYLTFAGIAQQALYGPDG
- a CDS encoding tyrosine recombinase XerC, whose protein sequence is MSLISPAARDALETWLDHQRALKGAAANTIIAYAGDLGEFLAFITTHKGSPQGLGALSHITVSDMRAWMAYTRSSDVGPRSLARKLSAVKSFYRWLASREGFEPTAVLSTRAPKYTRKLPRPLAVDAAHDLVETIGMQSATTWVGLRDIAVLTLLWGCGLRISEALGLRGGDAPLPQVMRITGKGNKERIVPVVGAAQQAVEAYIAACPHILQDDQPLFRAVRGGALAPRAIQKAMETARMQLGLPATATPHAMRHSFATHLLNAGGDLRSIQELLGHASLSTTQAYTAVDTARLMDVYNSAHPKA
- a CDS encoding DUF484 family protein, whose amino-acid sequence is MTSSPKIDDALREAIISRPDVILDDKDMMHALIAANERSMGGNIVDLRGIAMERLESRLDRLEDTHRSVIAAAYENLAGTNQVHRAILRMLDPVEFETFLRDLGGEVAEILRVDAVKLVLESVQNDNDPAVQRLGDVLSVAEPGFIDSYLTQGRGGPVRQITLRQIQNGNAEIYGSNCDWIRSEACLKLNFGAGRLPGLLVMGAEDPHMFGPQQGTDLLTFFTGVFERTMRRWLS